A window of Pseudomonadota bacterium genomic DNA:
CCCGCCGTCCTTGCGAGCTCGCCCCCGAATCGGGAGACGCCCGTGTTCACGCCGAGACCGACGATCACGACGGTCGTCTCGGCGACCGTCGGCGCCTCGCACAGGATGCCGCCCACCTTGCGGCCGCCGCGCAGGAGATCGTTCGGCCACTTGAGGAGAACGCCGCGCACGTCCAGCGCCGCGAGCGCGTCGGCGGCGGCGGCGCCGGCGGCGAGCGGGACGAGCGGCACGCGCTCGTCGGGGGGGCCGGGCACGGCCACGGCGAGGGAGGCGTACAGGTGCCCGGCGGGGGGCGACCACCACGCGCGCCCTAAGCGGCCGCGCCCGGCCGTCTGGGTCTCGGCGATCACGAGCGTCCCGGGCCCCGCGGCACCGGCCCGGAGCCGGCGCTTCAGCTCGTCCGAGGTGGAGTCGATCTCGGCCAAGACCACGACGTCGCGCGGCGCGGTCGCCCCGAGGTCCCGCAACTCCTTCTCCAGCAGCGCGAGGTCCGGCCCGCGAGCGCCGCTCATGCGCCCTCGAGCAGGAAGCTCAGGTCCGCGGCGGGCGCCGAGTGGGTGAGCGCGCCCACGGAGATGACGTCTACGCCGGCTGCGGCGATCTCGGCCATCGTCGCGAGCGTCACGCCGCCCGACGCCTCGAGCACGACCCGGCCGGCCGCCGCCGCGACACAGCGGCGGATCTCCTCGGCGTCCATGTTGTCCAGCAGCACGGCGTCCGCGCCCGCGTCGATCGCGTGGGCGAGATCCTCCTCGCTCTGGACCTCGACCTCGACGCGGATCGTGTGCGGCGCGCCCTCCTTGCAACGCGCGATCGCCGCGGCGAGCGAACCCGCGGCCGCGATGTGGTTCTCCTTGATGAGCACGCCGCTCGCGAGATCCGCCCGGTGGTTCCGGCCGCCGCCGTGGAGCACCGCGAGCTTCTCGAGCGCCCGCATCCCGGGCGTCGTCTTCCGGGTGTCCGCGACGACCGCCTTCGAGCCCGGGGGGAGCGCGTCGACGAAGCGGCGCGTGAGCGTCGCCACGCCGGAGAGCCGCTGCAGGAAGTTGAGCGCCGTCCGCTCCGCGATGAGCAGCGACGCGAGCGGGCCCGCGGCGGTCAGGATCACCGCGTTCCGCTCCGCGCGATCGCCGTCCTGCGCGCGCCGCTCGACGGCGATGCGATCGTCGACGCGCCGCATGGTGGCCTCGAAGACCGCGAGCCCCGAGATCACCGCGTCCGCCTTGGCGATCACCCGGCCGGCGCCCATCGCGCCGGCGGGCACGGTGAGGCGCGTGGTCACGTCGCCGCGCCCGGTGTCCTCCTCGAGCGCGAGGTCGATCAGCCGCAGCGTGTTCGGGCCGAGTGGATCTTGCATTCTCTCCTCCATCAGCGGAAACCGTACCCCGCCCGCAGGATGTCCATGAAGACGTTGCTCGCCGCGTGGAACAGGATCGGCGCGACGATCGTGCCCCGCCGCGCCTTCAGCCAGCCGAAGGCGAGCGCCGGGAAGAACACGAGCAGGCGGTGCGGCGCGAGATCCACCGCGAAGTGGCCGAGCGCGAACAGCGCCGCCTGGACGACGAGCGACGGGCCCACCTCGGCGCCGAGCAGCCGGAACCGTCCCCTCGCGCCGAAGAGATCATCGAGCCGACCCATCAGGTAGCCGCGAAAGAACAGCTCCTCCGGCCCCGCGACGACGACGAGCTGCGCGATCGCCGCGCCCGGGTAGCCGGAGGGCCACGCGAAGTCGAAGCTCCTCTCGGCGACGCCCCACGCCCACGGGGACGCGAGCGCGACCGGCACGAACGCGACGACCATGGCGCCGAGGACCCAGGGCAGATCGACGAGCGGGCGGCCGAGCCGGACCCCGTATCGCGCGTACGGCCTCCCGCGCCTGTCGAGCACGACGATCGGCAGCAAGAGGAACACGACGCCGACGAGCGCGTGGAGCCCGCCGCCGAGATCGAGCGCCGCGTCGAGACGCACGAGCCCCACGACGAGCGCGAGCTGGACGACGAAGACGATCGCCACCTCGGCCCCGAGGCCGCGGGGCAGGGCGGGCGCCTGGGGCGTCTCGGTCTTCGCGGCGGGCTGTTCTTCGGGCGACATCGTCATTGAATAAGCTGCTCGGGCGGGCGGGTGTCAACTGTTCGATACCGCATGGGGAGCTTCCCGCGCAGCGAGAAGAGCGCCGCGAACAGACAGGCCGCGGAGAGGAGGATCAGGGCGAGGAACGACGGGGCGGAGTAGTGCGCCTTGACGACGCGGAAGAACGCCGGCAGCGCGCCGCCGATCAAGCCCAGGCACGCGAGCCCGAACGCGAAGCCCGGCCGACCGGGCAGGAGCGCCGCCAACGCCACGAGCGTCGCCGGCATCGTCATCTGGAAGAGGAAGATCCCCGCCGCGAATACCAACGGGTCGCGCCCTCCGAAAGCGATGAGCGGCGCCGACAGCACGAGCGCCCCGACGTTCACCGGGATCCAACCGAGGCGGTCGGAAGCGATCCCCCCGAGGGTCTTGCCGCCGAACACCGCGGCCGTGACCGCCACGGTCACCCAAGGCGCTTTGTCTAGACCCTGTGCGCCGGCGGTGCCGACGAAGGCGCGCACCGCGATCGAGACGAGCAGCAGGGCCGCGACCACGACGGGCGCCGAGAGCTCGAGCCTCCGCTCCTGGCGGCTGTAGGAGATGCGCGGAGCCCCGGACACGAGCGTCACGAGCAGCGAGGCCGCGAGCGCGGCGAGGAACGGCCACACGCAGATCGCGCCGCTCTTTCCCATCCAGATGCCCGTCGCGAGGCCGATCGCCCCGGGGCCGACGAAGAGCCCGGGGTCGGTCGCCCGTCCGGGGCGCACGGTGAGCGACATGGCGCCGCCCCCGACGTGGTAGAGCGCGTTGCCGAGCCCGGCGAGGGCCATGGCGGCGTAGGGGTTCCAGAAGAGCATCGCCACGGCGCAACCCGCGCAGACGATCCCCGCCCGCGCCGCGGCCATGGGGGCGCGCAGGTGATCGCTCGCCAGCCCGATCAGTGCCTGCCCGGCGAACGCCAGCAGATCGTAGCTGAGGACCAGGCGAAAGCCGTCGCCCACCGACATCCCGAACCTCGCGACCGCCGTGTAGACGACCATAACCGTCGCCGCGTCCACGAGGGCGTGGATGGCGCCATAGGTGATCGGGAAAGCCGGGCTGTCCGCCGACAGGAATTTCATGGTCGATTGCATCCGAGTCGTGTGGCGAAATTTCAACTATGCTACCATGTTCCCCGAAGGGTTCCGCAACGAAAGAGGGTCCGGATTTCATGACGACAAAGAGCGCGATCAAGAATGCCCTGTTGTTTGCGGCCGTGTCCGTCTTCTTGGTTTCGATGGCCCTGTCGGCGAGCGCTGACGTCGCGGATCCGGGGGACGAAGAAGACGACGACGACGCCCCGGAGTGCGAGTGCGCGGCGGTCGGCGCATCGGCCCGTCCCCTGTCCGTCATTTCCGCGCTGATCGCGCCGTGAGTCCGGCTCGCTCGGCGGCGGCATGATCGATTGCCTCCATCACGCCTCCCGGATCTGGTGGTCGGCGTTCCTCCTGACGCTCGTGTTCGAGGTTCCGGTTTACGCCCTTCTGACCAGGGGTAAGGTGACGGCGTGGCGCGCCGTCGTGTCCGCGGTCCTCTGCTCCGCGGTCACGCACCCGTTGCTCTGGTTCGCGTGGAAGCGGTTGGGGATGTCGTATGCCGCCTACCTCGTGACCGGCGAGCTCCTCGTCGTCGCCGTCGAGAGCGCGATCTTCTGGAAAGCGGCCGGCGGGCTGACGTTCCGCCAGGCCGCGCTCACGGCGTTGGCCGCGAACGCGGCGAGCTGCCTCGCGGGGCTCCTCCTGCAGCGGATGACCTGACCACCGGCACCTGACCACCGGCTCCTTGCCGCCAAACCCCAACCCTGGTAGAGAGGAATGCTGCTCGCGACGGCTCCCCGAGGGCGGGGAGGGGCCGCGTGACCCAAGGAGGCAGGAGATGGATTTCGATCTGAGCGAAGAACAAATTCTCATGCGGGACAGCGCGCGGAAGTTCGCGCTGGGCGAGATCGCGCCGACGGTCGAAGAGGACGAGGAGGCGCACAAGTTCCGGCCCGAGCGCGTCAAGCAGATGGGCGATCTCGGCTTCTTCGGCGCCGTGATCCAGGAGGAGTTCGGCGGCACGGACGTCGGCCACCTCGCGGCGTCGGTCATGGCCGAGGAGTGCGCGCGGGTGAGCGCGTCGTGGGGCCTCCCGTTCAACATGCAGATGAACGGCCCGGCGCTGACGATCCAGCGCTTCGGCACGAAGGAGCAGAAGGACAAGTACATCCCGGGGCTCATCGCCGGCGAGGCGCTCGGCTGCTTCGCGATCACCGAGCCGAACACCGGCTCGGACGTCGCGTCGATGAAGACGACGGCCAAGGAGACCGACGGAGGCTTCGTGCTCAACGGCTCGAAGACCTGGATCTCCCAGGGCCACCTCGCGGACACCGGGCTCGTCTACGCCTACACGGACAAGGACAAGGGCGTAAAGGGGATGACCTGCTTCATCGTCGAGATGAAGAAGGTCCCCGGCATCACGACGCGGCCTATCGAGAAGAAGTTCGGCCTGTTCTGCTCGCCGACCTCGGAGATCTTCTTCGAGGACGCGCGCATCCCGAAGGACTCGATCCTCGGCAAGCGCGGCGACGGCTTCAAGGTGTGCATGTCGATGCTCGACGTGACGCGCCTCTCGTGCGCGGCGCGTGCCGTGGGGCTCGGGCAGGCGTGCCTCGACTCGTCGGTCGCGTACGCCAAGGAGCGCACGCAGTTCGGCAAGCCGCTCGCGGAGTTCCAGATGATCCAGGAGCAGATCGCGACGATGTACGCCGAGCACGAGGCGGCCAAGCTGCTCGTCTACCGCGCCGCGTCGAACAAGGACAAGACGCCGGACGCGCGCAACACGCACGAGGTGTCGATCGCGAAGTACTTCGCGGCGGAGGCGGCGGTCAACGCGGCCAACATCGCGATGAAGATCCACGGTTCCTACGGCTACTCGAACGAATACCCGGTCGGGAGGTACCTCCGCGACGCGAAGTCGTACCAGGTGGTGGAGGGAACCTCGAACGTCCAGAAGATGATCATCTCCCGGCACGCGCTGGGACTGTAGGAAGAGGAGAACCCAATGGCAGCGGATATCGTCGCTCCGATGGTCGGAAAGATCGTGAAGATATTGGTCGAGGTCGGGCAGGAGGTCTCCGAGGACGAGCCCGTGCTCATGCTCGAGGCGATGAAGGTCGAGATGCCGGTGGTCGCCCCCGAGGACGGCAAGGTCTCCGAGATCCTCGTCCAGGAAGG
This region includes:
- the nadC gene encoding carboxylating nicotinate-nucleotide diphosphorylase is translated as MQDPLGPNTLRLIDLALEEDTGRGDVTTRLTVPAGAMGAGRVIAKADAVISGLAVFEATMRRVDDRIAVERRAQDGDRAERNAVILTAAGPLASLLIAERTALNFLQRLSGVATLTRRFVDALPPGSKAVVADTRKTTPGMRALEKLAVLHGGGRNHRADLASGVLIKENHIAAAGSLAAAIARCKEGAPHTIRVEVEVQSEEDLAHAIDAGADAVLLDNMDAEEIRRCVAAAAGRVVLEASGGVTLATMAEIAAAGVDVISVGALTHSAPAADLSFLLEGA
- a CDS encoding biotin--[acetyl-CoA-carboxylase] ligase, with product MSGARGPDLALLEKELRDLGATAPRDVVVLAEIDSTSDELKRRLRAGAAGPGTLVIAETQTAGRGRLGRAWWSPPAGHLYASLAVAVPGPPDERVPLVPLAAGAAAADALAALDVRGVLLKWPNDLLRGGRKVGGILCEAPTVAETTVVIVGLGVNTGVSRFGGELARTAGCLGDEGSAARPERVAARWAIHLESLVSALVRCGPEPVVAAWKRCAEPFGRRVRAGDLEGTTEGLDARGRLLIRTGAGETIAISGGIVEDATPSTTLGAHRTPC
- a CDS encoding acyl-CoA dehydrogenase family protein, coding for MDFDLSEEQILMRDSARKFALGEIAPTVEEDEEAHKFRPERVKQMGDLGFFGAVIQEEFGGTDVGHLAASVMAEECARVSASWGLPFNMQMNGPALTIQRFGTKEQKDKYIPGLIAGEALGCFAITEPNTGSDVASMKTTAKETDGGFVLNGSKTWISQGHLADTGLVYAYTDKDKGVKGMTCFIVEMKKVPGITTRPIEKKFGLFCSPTSEIFFEDARIPKDSILGKRGDGFKVCMSMLDVTRLSCAARAVGLGQACLDSSVAYAKERTQFGKPLAEFQMIQEQIATMYAEHEAAKLLVYRAASNKDKTPDARNTHEVSIAKYFAAEAAVNAANIAMKIHGSYGYSNEYPVGRYLRDAKSYQVVEGTSNVQKMIISRHALGL
- a CDS encoding CPBP family intramembrane metalloprotease, which gives rise to MSPEEQPAAKTETPQAPALPRGLGAEVAIVFVVQLALVVGLVRLDAALDLGGGLHALVGVVFLLLPIVVLDRRGRPYARYGVRLGRPLVDLPWVLGAMVVAFVPVALASPWAWGVAERSFDFAWPSGYPGAAIAQLVVVAGPEELFFRGYLMGRLDDLFGARGRFRLLGAEVGPSLVVQAALFALGHFAVDLAPHRLLVFFPALAFGWLKARRGTIVAPILFHAASNVFMDILRAGYGFR
- a CDS encoding acetyl-CoA carboxylase biotin carboxyl carrier protein subunit, with amino-acid sequence MAADIVAPMVGKIVKILVEVGQEVSEDEPVLMLEAMKVEMPVVAPEDGKVSEILVQEGATVEGNQLLLKLA